The Amycolatopsis mongoliensis genome includes a window with the following:
- a CDS encoding RNA degradosome polyphosphate kinase gives MEPVSTEDGGTPAPRRRRNPANGSSETGKKSTPRASTTAKKVPSKSTARDTAARATAGKARTRKTTAAAATPASTRRRSSAHGNPRGAEEFRAVPSAPPAVTAAPTATETLPDDRYFNRELSWQDFNARVLALAEDESQPLLERTKFLAIFASNLDEFYMVRVAGLKRRDETGLLVRSADGLTPREQLDYIAKRNQDLVERQTGAFEKHLRPQLAEHDILIVGWADLSGADQLRLSSYFSEQIFPVLTPLAVDPAHPFPYISGLSLNLAVTVRDPEGGTERFARVKVPSNVQRLMRVETERTSRTATFLPLEELISAHLGELFTGMDVTEHHVFRVTRNADFEVDEDRDEDLLQALERELAQRRFGPPVRLEVAQDMSEHMLELLLRELDVDPADVVEVPGLLDLTCLHQLSGVDRKELKDRPFVPATHPAFGERETPKSVFATLREGDVLVHHPYDSFSTSVQRFIEQAAADSKVLAIKQTLYRTSGDSPIVDALIDAAEAGKQVVALVEIKARFDEQANITWARTLERAGVHVVYGLVGLKTHCKVSMIVRQEGSTIRRYCHIGTGNYNPKTARLYEDIGLFTADPSIGADVTDLFNVLTGYSRQDTYRTILTSPHGIRRGIVRAIGEEIELARAGQDAGIRIKCNSLVDEQVIDALYHASQAGVPVEIVVRGICTLKPGVEGLSENIHVRSILGRFLEHSRIFNFRAGGTHWIGSADMMHRNLDRRIEALVRVKDPKLTAQLDDIFDSALDPATRCWVLTASGEWSPFPADGSRVRDHQLELAKLHGAAG, from the coding sequence ATGGAGCCCGTGAGCACAGAAGACGGCGGCACGCCCGCACCGCGGAGGCGACGGAACCCGGCGAACGGATCTTCGGAGACGGGGAAGAAGTCCACTCCCCGGGCGAGCACCACGGCCAAGAAGGTCCCGTCGAAGTCCACCGCGCGCGACACCGCCGCCCGTGCCACCGCCGGCAAGGCGAGAACCCGCAAGACCACCGCGGCGGCGGCCACCCCGGCGTCGACCCGGCGCCGCAGCTCCGCGCACGGCAACCCGCGCGGCGCCGAAGAGTTCCGGGCGGTCCCGTCGGCACCGCCTGCCGTCACCGCCGCCCCGACCGCCACCGAGACGCTGCCGGACGACCGGTACTTCAACCGGGAGCTCTCCTGGCAGGACTTCAACGCCCGCGTGCTGGCGCTGGCCGAGGACGAGTCGCAGCCGCTGCTCGAACGCACGAAGTTCCTCGCGATCTTCGCGTCCAATCTGGACGAGTTCTACATGGTCCGCGTCGCCGGCCTGAAGCGCCGCGACGAGACCGGCCTCCTGGTGCGCAGCGCGGACGGGCTCACCCCGCGCGAACAGCTCGACTACATCGCCAAGCGCAACCAGGACCTGGTCGAGCGGCAGACCGGTGCGTTCGAGAAGCACCTGCGCCCGCAGCTGGCCGAGCACGACATCCTGATCGTCGGCTGGGCCGACCTGTCCGGCGCCGACCAGCTCCGGCTGTCCAGCTACTTCTCCGAGCAGATCTTCCCGGTGCTGACGCCCCTGGCCGTCGACCCGGCGCACCCGTTCCCGTACATCTCGGGCCTTTCGCTGAACCTCGCGGTCACGGTGCGCGACCCGGAGGGCGGCACCGAGCGCTTCGCCCGGGTGAAGGTGCCGAGCAACGTGCAGCGCCTCATGCGCGTCGAGACCGAGCGCACCAGCCGCACGGCGACGTTCCTGCCCCTGGAAGAACTCATCTCCGCGCACCTCGGTGAGCTGTTCACCGGCATGGACGTCACCGAGCACCACGTCTTCCGCGTCACCCGCAACGCCGACTTCGAGGTCGACGAGGACCGCGACGAAGACCTCCTGCAGGCCCTCGAACGCGAGCTGGCGCAGCGCCGGTTCGGCCCGCCGGTGCGCCTCGAGGTCGCGCAGGACATGAGCGAGCACATGCTCGAGCTGCTGCTGCGCGAGCTGGACGTCGACCCGGCCGACGTCGTCGAGGTGCCCGGCCTGCTCGACCTGACCTGCCTGCACCAGCTGTCCGGAGTGGACCGCAAGGAGCTGAAGGACCGGCCGTTCGTGCCGGCGACGCACCCGGCGTTCGGCGAGCGCGAGACGCCGAAGAGCGTCTTCGCGACGCTGCGCGAGGGCGACGTGCTCGTGCACCACCCGTACGACTCGTTCTCCACGAGCGTGCAGCGGTTCATCGAGCAGGCGGCGGCCGATTCGAAGGTCCTCGCGATCAAGCAGACGCTGTACCGGACGTCGGGCGACTCCCCGATCGTCGACGCGCTGATCGACGCCGCGGAGGCGGGCAAGCAGGTCGTCGCGCTGGTCGAGATCAAGGCACGGTTCGACGAGCAGGCGAACATCACCTGGGCGCGGACGCTGGAGCGCGCCGGCGTCCACGTCGTGTACGGGCTGGTCGGGCTGAAGACGCACTGCAAGGTGTCGATGATCGTGCGCCAGGAGGGCTCGACCATCCGCCGCTACTGCCACATCGGCACCGGCAACTACAACCCGAAGACCGCGCGGCTCTACGAGGACATCGGCCTGTTCACCGCCGACCCGAGCATCGGCGCGGACGTCACCGACCTGTTCAACGTGCTCACCGGGTACTCGCGGCAGGACACCTACCGGACGATCCTGACGTCGCCGCACGGCATCCGCCGGGGCATCGTGCGCGCGATCGGCGAGGAGATCGAGCTGGCGCGGGCCGGGCAGGACGCCGGCATCCGGATCAAGTGCAACTCGCTGGTCGACGAGCAGGTCATCGACGCGCTCTACCACGCGTCGCAGGCCGGGGTGCCGGTCGAGATCGTGGTGCGCGGGATCTGCACGCTCAAGCCCGGCGTCGAAGGGCTTTCCGAGAACATCCACGTCCGGTCGATCCTCGGCCGGTTCCTGGAGCACTCGCGGATCTTCAACTTCCGTGCCGGCGGCACGCACTGGATCGGCAGCGCGGACATGATGCACCGGAACCTGGACCGGCGGATCGAGGCGCTGGTGCGGGTCAAGGACCCGAAGCTGACCGCGCAGCTCGACGACATCTTCGATTCGGCGCTGGACCCGGCGACGCGGTGCTGGGTGCTGACCGCGAGCGGCGAGTGGTCGCCGTTCCCGGCGGACGGCTCGCGGGTGCGCGACCACCAGCTGGAGCTGGCGAAGCTGCACGGGGCCGCCGGATGA
- a CDS encoding AfsR/SARP family transcriptional regulator, with protein sequence MNLGATTIDIRLLGPFQVLVGGSPVVLTSSRQRALLATLALSAGRLVSIDALARGVWGEDPPAHIRGSLQTYVMRLRRLCGEETVVTEPDGYRLVVDPSRVDALRFLRTLDQAAATTEPARRRGLLTAALAAWGGAPLEGVGSPALAAEWGPLLTERYLFAVEQRIDLDAGLVPDARLVAELTDLVAQHPLRESLWERLVRVLARSGRRAEALARYAGLRALLADELGVEPGEDLRRLHAELLAADTEPAGHTVPRQLPFDVAGFTGRGPELAELDRLPPGGASGIVVIEGTAGVGKTSLAVHWSHRVRDRFPGGQLFLDLRGHSADTPVTPEAALAGFLRALGEPPETLPSTVEERSALLRSRLAGSRTLMLLDNARDADQVRPLLPGPGNLVVVTSRNQLRGIVARDGARRIALRSFDDQDATALLAGSVGPQRLAAEPDAVAELVQLCGRLPLALALAGERASRFSGVSLAGIVEELRDQRLRLDTLRDPQDAGTDLRAAFSWSYKALRPAAARFFRLLGLHPGHGFSLSSAAALAGANLREARELADQLAATHLLNQPSTDRYQFHDLLRVYAAELVETETTAAERAGARRRLLDWYLASVAEGTKLVRPDLLTDDITLGPAPVPAIRFTQHEQTIAWYTTERTALTALVGVAAENGFTAHAWKLAWLLRGFFAERHDRDDWITTARTAVTATREAGDNTGLQYSANNLGSAYLRTLQPDKALEALEEARAASEAGDGTALAVAILSNLAGAYYVRAEYAEAERYALQAVRLARDHGQRTFVPHALLNVSASRIGLRNYDNAAEAAQAAHQAFADLGDRYHAALALGNVAEALEGAGRQDEAEKAGLEALAELKELNADYGTIDVRITLGRLKLRTGRSGEAREHWAEALTVCQRLGDPRIPEIRALLATVPTDGPPSRDAPYP encoded by the coding sequence GTGAACCTGGGGGCGACCACCATCGACATCCGGCTACTCGGCCCGTTCCAGGTGCTCGTCGGCGGTTCGCCGGTCGTGCTGACCAGTTCCCGGCAGCGCGCGCTGCTCGCGACACTGGCCTTGTCCGCGGGTCGCCTGGTGTCGATCGATGCTCTCGCGCGCGGTGTCTGGGGCGAAGATCCGCCCGCGCACATCCGCGGCAGCCTCCAGACCTACGTCATGCGCCTGCGCCGCCTGTGCGGCGAAGAAACCGTCGTCACCGAACCGGACGGGTACCGGCTGGTCGTCGACCCGTCCCGGGTGGACGCGCTGCGCTTCCTCCGCACCCTCGACCAGGCCGCCGCCACGACGGAACCCGCGCGCCGCCGCGGACTGCTCACCGCCGCGCTCGCCGCCTGGGGTGGCGCACCCCTCGAAGGCGTCGGTTCCCCCGCGCTGGCCGCGGAATGGGGCCCGCTGCTGACCGAGCGGTACCTCTTCGCCGTGGAGCAGCGCATCGACCTCGACGCCGGGCTCGTCCCCGACGCCCGGCTCGTCGCCGAGCTCACCGACCTCGTCGCCCAGCACCCGCTGCGGGAATCGTTGTGGGAACGGCTGGTGCGGGTCCTGGCCCGGTCCGGCCGCCGCGCCGAAGCGCTGGCCCGGTACGCCGGGCTTCGCGCGTTGCTCGCCGACGAGCTGGGCGTCGAGCCGGGGGAGGACCTGCGCCGCCTGCACGCCGAACTGCTCGCCGCCGACACCGAACCCGCCGGCCACACCGTGCCGCGGCAGCTGCCCTTCGACGTCGCCGGCTTCACCGGGCGCGGCCCGGAACTCGCCGAACTCGACCGCCTCCCGCCCGGCGGCGCGTCCGGCATCGTCGTCATCGAAGGGACGGCCGGGGTCGGGAAGACATCGTTGGCCGTGCACTGGTCGCACCGCGTCCGCGACCGCTTCCCCGGCGGCCAGCTGTTCCTCGACCTGCGCGGACACTCCGCGGACACGCCCGTCACCCCGGAGGCCGCCCTGGCCGGCTTCCTCCGCGCCCTCGGCGAGCCGCCCGAGACCCTGCCTTCCACAGTGGAGGAACGCTCGGCGCTCCTGCGCAGCCGGCTGGCCGGCAGCCGCACGCTCATGCTGCTCGACAACGCGCGCGACGCCGACCAGGTCCGCCCGCTCCTGCCCGGCCCCGGCAACCTCGTCGTCGTGACCAGCCGCAACCAGCTGCGCGGCATCGTCGCGCGCGACGGTGCCCGCCGGATCGCCCTGCGTTCCTTCGACGACCAGGACGCCACCGCGCTGCTCGCCGGCAGCGTCGGACCGCAGCGCTTGGCCGCCGAACCCGATGCCGTCGCCGAGCTCGTCCAGCTCTGCGGCCGTCTTCCGCTGGCACTGGCGCTGGCCGGGGAACGCGCGTCGCGGTTTTCCGGCGTTTCGCTCGCGGGGATCGTCGAAGAGCTGCGCGACCAGCGGCTGCGGCTCGACACCCTGCGCGACCCGCAGGACGCCGGCACCGACCTGCGGGCCGCGTTCTCGTGGTCGTACAAGGCGTTGCGCCCGGCCGCCGCGCGCTTCTTCCGGCTGCTCGGCCTGCACCCCGGCCACGGCTTCAGCCTGTCCTCGGCCGCCGCGCTGGCCGGGGCGAACCTGCGGGAGGCCCGCGAGCTCGCCGACCAGCTCGCCGCCACGCACCTGCTCAACCAGCCCAGCACCGACCGCTACCAGTTCCACGACCTCCTGCGCGTCTACGCGGCCGAGCTCGTCGAAACCGAGACGACGGCGGCCGAACGCGCGGGCGCGCGGCGCCGGCTCCTCGACTGGTACCTCGCGAGCGTCGCCGAAGGGACCAAGCTCGTCCGTCCCGACCTGCTCACCGACGACATCACGCTCGGCCCCGCGCCGGTGCCCGCCATCCGGTTCACCCAGCACGAACAGACGATCGCCTGGTACACGACCGAACGCACGGCCCTCACCGCGCTCGTCGGCGTCGCCGCCGAGAACGGCTTCACCGCCCACGCCTGGAAGCTCGCGTGGCTGCTGCGCGGGTTCTTCGCCGAACGCCACGACCGCGACGACTGGATCACGACCGCCCGCACGGCCGTCACCGCGACCCGCGAGGCGGGCGACAACACCGGCCTGCAGTACAGCGCCAACAATCTCGGCTCCGCCTACCTGCGCACCCTCCAGCCCGACAAGGCGCTCGAAGCCCTGGAGGAGGCGCGCGCGGCGTCCGAGGCAGGCGACGGCACCGCGCTGGCGGTGGCGATCCTCTCCAACCTCGCCGGCGCGTACTACGTCCGGGCCGAGTACGCCGAAGCCGAGCGCTACGCCCTCCAGGCGGTTCGTCTCGCCCGCGACCACGGCCAGCGGACGTTCGTGCCGCACGCCCTCCTCAACGTCAGCGCCAGCCGCATCGGCCTCCGCAACTACGACAACGCCGCCGAGGCCGCGCAGGCCGCGCACCAGGCCTTCGCCGACCTGGGCGACCGGTACCACGCGGCGCTGGCGCTGGGAAACGTCGCCGAAGCGCTCGAAGGAGCCGGGCGGCAGGACGAAGCGGAGAAGGCGGGCCTGGAAGCTCTCGCCGAGCTGAAGGAGCTGAACGCCGACTACGGCACCATCGACGTCCGGATCACCCTCGGCCGCCTCAAGCTCCGCACCGGGCGGAGCGGGGAGGCGCGGGAGCATTGGGCCGAGGCGCTGACCGTCTGCCAGCGCCTCGGCGACCCGCGAATCCCGGAGATCCGGGCTCTGCTGGCGACGGTGCCGACAGACGGACCCCCGTCCCGGGATGCGCCGTACCCCTAG
- a CDS encoding NUDIX hydrolase: MTQEVRAAGAVLWRGCGKATEVALVHRPRYDDWSLPKGKLDPGETTAEAAVREVKEETGFDAVLGRYLARTAYPVPTRNGSGTVPKTVDYFSAEAVSGVFAANDEVDELRWLDPTAAEKLLTRPEDVRVLRAFCEVPAGLTTLVLVRHAKAGKRDEWTGDDDLRPLSDAGLRQASALRRVLALYGPDRVLSAPRLRCVQTVQRVADDLGIEVRHEPLLSEEGYWPDPVLGVARLLAIAGDGGTPVVCSQGGVIPDLVSALADRDGVDLPAARGGVVPSKKGSFWVLSFRAPTTEDGPVLLAADYHPSALPTPSPTRS, from the coding sequence ATGACCCAGGAGGTACGGGCGGCCGGCGCGGTGCTGTGGCGCGGCTGCGGCAAGGCGACCGAAGTCGCCCTGGTGCACCGCCCGCGGTACGACGACTGGTCGTTGCCCAAGGGGAAGCTCGACCCCGGCGAGACGACCGCCGAAGCCGCCGTACGGGAAGTGAAGGAAGAAACCGGGTTCGACGCGGTCCTGGGCCGGTACCTGGCCCGGACGGCGTACCCGGTGCCCACGCGCAACGGCTCCGGGACGGTCCCGAAGACGGTCGACTACTTCAGCGCCGAAGCCGTGTCCGGAGTGTTCGCCGCGAACGACGAGGTCGACGAGCTGCGCTGGCTCGACCCGACGGCCGCGGAGAAGCTGCTGACCCGGCCGGAGGACGTGCGGGTGCTGCGCGCTTTCTGCGAGGTGCCGGCAGGCCTGACGACGCTGGTGCTGGTGCGGCACGCGAAGGCGGGCAAGCGGGACGAGTGGACCGGCGACGACGACCTCCGGCCGCTGTCGGACGCGGGTCTGCGGCAGGCGTCGGCGTTGCGGCGGGTGCTGGCGCTGTACGGGCCGGACCGGGTGCTGTCGGCGCCGCGGCTGCGGTGCGTGCAGACGGTGCAAAGGGTCGCCGACGACCTCGGGATCGAGGTGCGGCACGAGCCGCTGCTGTCGGAAGAGGGGTACTGGCCGGACCCGGTGCTGGGCGTCGCGCGGCTGCTGGCGATCGCGGGCGACGGCGGGACACCGGTGGTGTGCAGCCAGGGCGGGGTGATCCCGGACCTGGTCAGCGCACTGGCCGACCGCGACGGCGTGGACCTTCCGGCCGCCCGCGGCGGCGTGGTCCCGAGCAAGAAGGGGTCGTTCTGGGTTCTGTCGTTCCGCGCGCCGACGACCGAGGACGGCCCGGTGCTCCTGGCGGCCGACTACCACCCGAGCGCCCTGCCGACGCCCTCCCCGACCCGCTCCTGA
- the cofC gene encoding 2-phospho-L-lactate guanylyltransferase: MDVDLVVPMKHPRDGKSRLRGAVEAEHHPGLVLALAADTLAAVTSSAHVRRVLLVAADPDAVAELGELGVEIVAEPAERTLNAAFRHGESLLRADDPRAVVGALQADLPALRAGDLADALAEAAGARAFVADRQGTGTTLLLSAPGAALDPHFGLGSARKHAASGAVALQRQLLSLRSDVDTPDDLAHVRGLGVGKHTAARLGEPCAAPR, encoded by the coding sequence GTGGACGTGGACCTGGTCGTGCCGATGAAACACCCCCGCGACGGCAAGTCGCGGCTGCGTGGTGCCGTCGAGGCCGAGCACCACCCCGGCCTCGTCCTCGCCCTCGCCGCCGACACGCTCGCCGCCGTGACCTCGAGTGCGCACGTCCGGCGCGTGCTGCTGGTCGCCGCCGATCCCGATGCCGTCGCCGAGCTGGGTGAGCTCGGGGTCGAGATCGTCGCCGAACCCGCCGAGAGGACCCTCAACGCCGCCTTCCGCCACGGTGAATCCCTGCTCCGGGCCGACGACCCCCGAGCCGTCGTCGGCGCCCTCCAAGCCGATCTCCCGGCCCTGCGCGCCGGCGACCTGGCCGACGCCCTCGCCGAAGCGGCGGGAGCCCGGGCCTTCGTCGCCGACCGCCAAGGCACCGGCACCACCCTCCTGCTGTCCGCGCCCGGCGCCGCCCTCGACCCGCACTTCGGCCTGGGCTCGGCGCGAAAACACGCCGCCTCCGGGGCGGTCGCGCTCCAGCGGCAGCTCCTCAGCCTGCGCAGCGATGTCGACACCCCGGACGACCTCGCCCACGTGCGCGGCCTGGGTGTCGGGAAACACACCGCCGCCCGCCTCGGCGAACCCTGCGCGGCGCCCCGCTGA